GCCAATAAGCAATATTACCTTCGGCATCGGCATAAACGGTATTGTTGGAAGTATTGGCCAATAAGCCCATTACTTTTTTATATTCTGCAAAACTTTTGGTTTTGGTACGTTGCCAGCTTTGAATAAGCCCTACCATTGAGCGGTTATTGGCTTTCATACTAAGCCATTGTCCATTGCGTTTGGCCATAATTGGGCCATGATGCGTAAACAAGGCATCAAAGCTTTTTTGTTCGATAGTTCCTCCTTTCAAAACGCCGAGGTTAATTTTACGCTCAATCACAGGCTTTTGGGTATTGTCGTAGGTGTAATACCATTTTTGGTTTTTCTTATCAAGTTTTTCGATATAAGTATCCGAAATATCGGTATAGCTAGAGGTGTGCATCCAGCCACAATGTTCGTTAAAACCCTGATACACAAAAAACTGTCCCCATGTAACAGCCCCATAAGCATTGAGCCCTTCTTGGCTCACCACATGAACTTCTGGGCGAAAATAAAAAGTTACGTGTGGATTGATATACAAAATAGCCTTACCCGAAGCCGTAATTTTAGGCGAAAAAGCAAAACCATTAGAACCAGTCAAAATCTCCTCTTCTACTTTTTTGGGCGAAATAGCTCCGACAACATCTTTGCCATCGTACAAATTTTTTAAATCATGCGTAGTCAAATCGGCGGTATTGATAGCCCCAATACTGCCGTCTGTCCATAACAAAGAATACCAAGGCTGAAAGCGAGTTAATAAAGCGGGCTTTACCTGAGGGTTTTTATAGATATAATAATTGATGGCATCGGCGTGGGCGTTCAATAGTTTTTTGAGCCAGATAGGTGCTTTTTTATAGTCGGCAATAGCCTCGGCCGAGTCGATAAGCATTCGTATCAGTAAGTCATTGTAAAGTTCGCTTTCACCTTTTATTTCCGACAAACGACCAAGTTTTTCAATATAATTGAGTTCTACTCTTTTAAAATCGTCTTCGCATTGAGCGTATAATAGTCCAAAAACGGCATCGGCATCGGTTTTACCATAAATATGAGGAATACCCCAATGGTCTCTAATAATTTGAACTTGTTTAGCTTGTTTTTCCCAACGAGCAATTTCTGTTTTCGAGAAACTTTGGGCAAAAAACTGGAAGGGTAATAGCAGCAAAAGTAAAGCAATTTTTTTCATATTAAGGTTGATGATTTAGTATTTTCCCAAGAAAGCCTTCTTTCTTAATAATGGTATTTTAGTAAAAATAGCCATTTTTATTGCTTGTCAAAAATAATAATAAACTTTAGTAGACCTCCCAAGAAATATACTATGGCAACAAACCAAAAATCCATAAGGGTATTAGAAGAATCAGAAGGGGTGGGGGTGGTCAAAAATACACTGATTTATGAGGCAATAATGTTGTTGGCTGACTCATGTTTAGAATACAGGAAATGGATAAAACAAAGGCTCTTTTTTATCTGAAAAACCAAAACTTAAAGTAGATTTAATTTTGCAATAATAAAATTATCTGGCAGATGATAGAAGAGAAGTTTTTTGAGATAATGTATTGATTATGTGTGTATTGTATGTCGTATGAGTAAGTTTATTTAGAGAAAAAACATTGTAGCGTCTTGTACAATAAAAGGTAATATAATGCTGTTGGTCGAAGGGATTTTGAAACGCTTTTTCTTTTGTTTAAATTCCATTTCAAAAACAATCAAACAAACCGTCTATTCAATGAAACCTCATTTCTCCAAATCCTTTTTCATTAGCCTGTTGATACTATGCTCTAGCGTTTCACTTCTGGCTCAAGAAACATTTGTTTATGGCGATGCCTTACCCGATGCTCCAGAGTTATCGCCCCGAGGTACTTATATGGTTGGCGTTCGTTCGCTTCAATGGGTTCACAAAAATCAAGTAGATATTTTAAAAAGAAAAGATGGCATAGACCCTCTGTACGACCGCCCGCTGTCGGTAGAAGTTTGGTACCCAGCCAATCATTCGGCCAATAGCAAAGGCTTGGTTACATACAGCGATGTGTTGGGTACAACCAACGACCCCAAACGCCCCTTGATTCCTTTTAGTTTTTTGGGTAGAGCCGAGCGAGATGCCAGTCCCAATCTCAAAGATGGAGCATTTCCGCTGGTGATAGTGTCGCATGGCTATTTAGGGTCGAGTCATTTGATGACCTACTTAACCGAAAATTTGGCTTCGAAGGGTTATGTTGTTGTGGCAATAGACCACACCGAGTCTACACATAAAGATGGTGCAGCCTTTCAGAGTACCTTATTGAATCGCTCAAAAGATATATTGTTTGTCTTGAACCAAATGGCTGAAGAAAGTAATAATAAAAATAGTTTTTTGAAAGGGTTAGTCAATGCCAATCAAACGGCATTAATAGGCTACTCGATGGGAGGCTATGGTGTATTGAATGTTGCAGGTGCAGGCTATAGTCAAGCCCTTGTGAGTACCTTTGTAGGAATGACCAATGGTAGCAAGGCTATCG
The DNA window shown above is from Flectobacillus major DSM 103 and carries:
- a CDS encoding penicillin acylase family protein; this encodes MKKIALLLLLLPFQFFAQSFSKTEIARWEKQAKQVQIIRDHWGIPHIYGKTDADAVFGLLYAQCEDDFKRVELNYIEKLGRLSEIKGESELYNDLLIRMLIDSAEAIADYKKAPIWLKKLLNAHADAINYYIYKNPQVKPALLTRFQPWYSLLWTDGSIGAINTADLTTHDLKNLYDGKDVVGAISPKKVEEEILTGSNGFAFSPKITASGKAILYINPHVTFYFRPEVHVVSQEGLNAYGAVTWGQFFVYQGFNEHCGWMHTSSYTDISDTYIEKLDKKNQKWYYTYDNTQKPVIERKINLGVLKGGTIEQKSFDALFTHHGPIMAKRNGQWLSMKANNRSMVGLIQSWQRTKTKSFAEYKKVMGLLANTSNNTVYADAEGNIAYWHGNFLPIRDTKFDWSKPVDGTTSATEWKGLHKVDESVHVYNPSNGWLQNCNATPYTVAGINSPKRKDFPKYMAPDGENFRGINAVRVLNSYQDYTLDKVIAAGYDTYLAAFRVLVPALVKAFEQSVPTADPRYIELAEPIAQLKAWDYRCSTTSVPTSLAIEWGQRLLPAIQKVQVADEEKADQVGKTTQFAATASPNDLLGPFKETITELKTKFGTWQVAWGEINRFQRISSDIDQQYDDTKPSIPVPFASSAWGMLPSYTGRYFAGTKKRYGVNGNSFICAVEFGTKIKAKSLLAGGQSGDMLSKHFNDQAEMYTKGQFKDVLFYKDDIVKHAEKTYFPGQK
- a CDS encoding alpha/beta hydrolase family protein — protein: MKPHFSKSFFISLLILCSSVSLLAQETFVYGDALPDAPELSPRGTYMVGVRSLQWVHKNQVDILKRKDGIDPLYDRPLSVEVWYPANHSANSKGLVTYSDVLGTTNDPKRPLIPFSFLGRAERDASPNLKDGAFPLVIVSHGYLGSSHLMTYLTENLASKGYVVVAIDHTESTHKDGAAFQSTLLNRSKDILFVLNQMAEESNNKNSFLKGLVNANQTALIGYSMGGYGVLNVAGAGYSQALVSTFVGMTNGSKAIEIRSANSEVYTSSIDSRIKAVVAFAPWGMQRGVWDAEGLKGLKVPTLFVAGDQDDISGYDTGIKAIYTGAINAERFLLTYKNARHNVAPNPPPVASLQSGVPPQEYMHYSEPAWDEKKINNINQHFVTAFLGTYLKQLDYKKYLTVEPNSNTKTWTGFKPRTGTGLELLSNSPQK